CGAGATGCTATTTCATTTAGCTATCGGCAgcaataattttcacaaatgCATTTCCGCCACTGATATCTAGTCCAAATTAAATTCACCGATGCAAATGCTTCAGACATGATCGATAATCGCCTACATCCTGTAACAGTTTTGCAAGATTGATTAAATAAGGTCAGAGTAAATTAATCGTGTTATCTTacatatttctacatttttattttcgcactcgtcaaaatataattaacaaatatccaagttttaatttgataaacacCTAAGTTTTTccaattgataatttttaatcattccACATTACGATATTGCTATAAATTGTGCTATTTTGAATTGGAGAAGGTTTCACTATTTTCGCAGAATACAAACATTCCGATTATATGAACTTTAAAGAGTATCAATACTGAAGCGGACGGGCCAACGAGCACGATGCAATCTATCGTTCCTATCATCGTTCCCCAGCAAAGTTTACGGCCTCTATTGATACGCAATCATGTATGTGCTTGAATATGCTTGAGCGCATCGCGAATGTACGACCTGCAACAGCGAAAAGCTTCAATTGACGTAGACCTTCGATGTAACAGTTTCATTTCAATCGTCAATTTTCAGTTGGGAAATCCTTGGAAATTTGCGTCAGCATGTAATTCTGGAAATCTGAATTTAtctggattatttttttataatagaatagatatatcgtaataaataatcattaaagaaatattgttaaacaaaattaaatttttttaaatattcttaacttACCTGTTTTGTTAacgataatagaaaaatgttaaacgattatttagtaaatttacACGATGTCAATAATCACATTTCAacataaaattactttaaattacacataatagtacaaaattgatacaaacatgttattattttaaaaaaattatgttattttacatgactagtaaaaatatatattttcaacgaGCGTTCGTTAATGTATTAACCATATTAATCAACTCTTTAAATTGCCTTCGCATAtgcaaatttcatattttcacaataatgtaaaaatataatatatacaacgtGACATAATAAAGCGAATatgaaaacaatgaaaatatgaaaatatgtttattttcgcaagaatacatttttgattacttgattaaaaatagaaaaaaattaaataataacaaaatgtgatattccaatttaatatcataaaatctGATACTCcattttctgcaaaaacatCCAAAGGGGGAGCAGtgattaattactattatatgtTACGGCTAATGATACCTGCACTCACCTTTGTGCACGAGAAGTGTATATACCGAGCTGTTCTATTGGCTCATTAATAATTCTactgtttttattaatgtataccAGAGCGAagcaatgaattttttattgcacatcAGCGCATGAgagaaaataactttatatatttatttccatcCCCATTAAAGCGCGAATTAAAACGCAGGCGTACActcatcaaaatatttattaggaGAAGTTGCGTATGTAACCCGTTCGAGAAAGCAATATTACACGTATATTTGAAGCTTACTATTCGTGGCATCCGACTCCCTGGAGATAGGCGGTAGACGAGTATctcattaaaagttattgaGAATATATAAGTTCGCCTAATGCAATTAAAAGGTTACGTCATCGTAAGCTAGCGTAAGATTTACGTCATTAGCAACTTGTCAAACTCATTATGTctgtagataatttttttcttttatctctaTCACGACAATATAGACGCTACGTGATGGGTTTATTGTGTGTGTTTAAGATGAAAGACTCTTCACGGTCTCTCCGGGAAAAAGTAGCGTCAAGCCAGTCGTGCATCgcagaaaaattaatgaatgttATTCAAAggaaattatactttatattatatattttcagtttcgctacacaatttattttcgGCCGATGGACGTAAATCGACTATAATTATTCGTTTGATCGTACGACGAACCATCGTTAACATTCTACGAAACCAGTTAAAAATAAGTGAACTTAGAATCGATGCGACGGGAATAAAGAGAGACATGTAAATAAGAGGTCGACGTTGTCCGGCAGATGCTAAAAATTTCGCCCctgcattttatatacatatacatatagagCGTCCCAGAACTACTGcgactaaaaataattgttataatatatattaagcaAAGAGGCAGATGTTTCTACGTCAATAATCTTCGTGTTACGGGCtattgaaaattgcattttttttcttcattcttCTACTTTTGAATATACGggaaaatattgaaactttcttgcgcaaattaaattttacacatctttaagaaagaaattaatgaaaaaaaaaaccatcgGTCTTCGTGTTTTACGCCAAATTATATCGAGACGACGAGTGACTTTTGTTAGACAcgctgaaataataattaagcgTGTTGCAAATGTGTATCAAAAACTGCAAGTTTGATGAATGTTCTTTACATCACGCACACGTTAATTTACGGCAGCAAACAGCTACGTCCATTAGCTAACAAGATGAAAGGGATATTAATTGAGTAAAACAACAAtgacaattaattaatggaaACTGAAGCGACGGAATTGTTGAAGTCAAGGCAATTTGAACGGTGGCCAATTACATGTGTTTTTCGGGAAGAGAGTTCGGGTCGGCTAACGTCATCCGCAAATACTCCCACGAAGTCGCAGCCGCATTACGAGGGACCGGAACGATCTCTCCACGAACGTGGGTAGGAGACCCTGAGACACGCGTTGGCCAAATAGTGATCGAAAGAACGTGCGTCAGGTGATGGTTACGGTGAAAGAGATAGGAATTGGGTGGGTACGATATTAGATGTGCACGGCGAGAGACACTAGCTCGGAGGGCTGAAATTGGTAAAACTGGATTTCGTAGGACGCGAGACAAGGTCGCACCCTGTTCGCTTTAGTCCTTCATTTCGCTCAATAAAGGGACGAAATCGCCGTCGCTGGCAAACGATCTGCAGATACGCCGGAATGTCAACGTCTTCGTCCGAAACAAAGCAGACACTCTCCGTTGGCCGCTCTGTACGCGTCTTTCGTCTCGAACGGGCTGAACTTTCGCACGGCGCACGACAATAGCGACACAATAGCATCGCGCATTCGTACCGCGTGTGCGGAATTATCGGACGGGTCGGTGCGATTGCGGTGGCACTCGGCCGCGGCCGCTTTTCACCGCTGTCGCTGCGAGGAAACGTGATACGGAGTCATGGGGTGTATATAGGTCCGGGGGTGCTTAGGGCTCGCGGCAGCTTTAATCCGTTCATGGGCGCGTCGGCCGGGGTGGAGGCGACGCGTGGCGCGGCGCGACGAGGCGCGGGGTGGATGAAGAGCGAAAGCAACCCCTCGCCCGACGTTGAGGAGAGGGGCAGAGCACCGGGGAGAATGCGCGTTGTATTAAAGCGCCGGCCCTCGCGCAGCGTGGGAGTTAGTTCTGGTGAGGGCGCCAGGCAGCTCACTCACCGAAGTAACCCACCGTCCCAACCCTTCGATCCTCCACATCCCTCGACCTTCGACCAACAAAGCAACCATCCACGGCCGCAACCTCCTCACCATTCGATTCCGTCGTCGCTTTCCGTCAGTCCGAAAAGTCCTTCCGCGTGTGAGAGTAAGGGGCGAGACACCGCCGCCGCGCATCGCAGCTCTTTCGCGGGGATCGCCTCCAGTGCAAACGCGTCGACGACGGCGTTCGCGAGGGTGCAGTAGCGAGCAACCGACGAGCCGACGATCGGGCGAGCGGAGAGAATACGCATCGTGGGAGACAGAgcgagcaagagagagagaaagagggagagggaaaaagagagagagaggaagatcaaaggaaagaaagaaggagagagagagagagagagggaacgTTTCTCGTCGCTCAATGGAACACCGGCGCGGCCGGTCGAGATCGTCGGCGACGTCAGCACGGGAAGTCGGACAACCGCGGGAAACAGCCTTTAACCTTTGAAATACGCCGCGCGATTATAGTCGGAGACCGGACATCATCGTGGAAGACGGGTAGTTAGAGACAtagaaggaaagagaaagcgggtgagagaagagaagagaagagaagagagagagagagagaaagtggggaaaaaaaaaagaaacgagagGGGAAAGTGTGATCGCGCTAGAACGAATCAACGGAACAACCTAGAAGAATCCTCCCTCCGGCGCCTCTGACATCGCGAcgtgctctctctctttctccgttcGTACCTTTGGTACCCGGTATAATTCTAGATACACACAAGCACACCCACGAACAAGCGAGTGAGCgaacgagcgcgcgcgcgcgaggcaTCACACGCCCATATGAACGGCCATACGGAAGCGGGACGTGCAGAGCGACGAAAATGTCAGTGAATGAATATCCCGCCGTGTGTGACCAGACGACAACATACGTGGTATGATCGCACGGGGTGCTGCCGTTGCAACGAGCATAGTCTCTTCCGTGACACGCGTCGATCAAGCaggggagagagaaaggcgTGATGCGGAGACGAACGTCGCCGGAATAGTAGCACCAGCCAGAAACTTGGGTGTTCGCTAAGGGCggagcgataaaaaaaagaaaaaagtgcGGTTACATAGAAGAAGAAGGTGAGAGGACATCGGAGGACAGCCCGTCCTTCAGCTCACGACGACAGCAAAAAACCGCGAAGAAGACCACGCAATCGAGAAATCGGGGGAAAGATCGGCGAAGACTGGGCgagaaacagaaataaaaagcagacacgagagaggaagaaaagaagaggGAAAGTAGGAGACAAAGAggataaaagagagaaaaaaagaaaaaaaacaagagagagagagagagagagaaagaagacgAGAAGAGAGGAGTGATAAAATCGAGAAGCGGCATCACGGAACGACGCGACAGCGGAGGATCGAGGGAAGAAAAATCGAGACGGGAGATCGGAAGGGAAAAACTCAGGCACGGCACAGACGCGCGGCGGCGAGAGATCAAGAAGCAAGTATTATCACGTAATGCCCCGCGTAACACTGCACCTCCTGTATCGATGATACCTCGCGTAATCTCTATCTGTAACTCCACGGCGTCTCTCGCGCCTCTTGACATCctcactatatatatatatatatataatatatacatcggTGTACctctcctctttttctctgcCTTTGTTCTACACACCCTGTGTACCTCTGTCGCAATATACACGCTCGTGTTGCCGCCTTCCCGCGTCTCGCACCGACAAACGCGCACCGCTCTCTGCCACGGCAAGCCTTTGCTTTTTGAACGTTTTTCGGGGCACCTGTTGATATGACCGACCTACATACCACACTATTATCCACATTATGTCACCCCGTTATCGCCGTTCGACCGAGTCATCGGATCCGATATGCGGGCCCGAGGCTCGCTAATTGTCACATCCGGCGTGTCGGTTCTGCTCGCGCGAGTAACGTCGCGGCGACGTTCGACGCGTGTCGCGCGCGACGGAGCCGCGATGGTGCGGCTTTTAGAGCGACCCGAACGAATCCCTCCGACCTGGATCATACCAAGATAAAGTGATCCTATTTCTATCCTCTAGCGCGATCATGCGATTAATCTTTTTCCTTCGGAATGCAAAATTGCGCGACGGCAATAGTTACGCTCGAAATATATCGGGATGATTCGAAAGAGAAGAAGGGTACAGTATTTTATTACATCGCGAACGATTCTTTgtaaaattacgaaaaaaaattatagggGCACATCGCGTAAAGAAACATCGTACGCGATTCTCGACGCTTCGTCGCATCCGTCGAGTGAAATTCAGAATCAGTTTCGCTGCACGAAGCTCGATTTTCACGATCTAGCAGCCGAACGGAATTTCCGACGAGCGCTTGAATGACTGGTGAGCAGGTGTCGGCACTCCACCGCACAGTTCAATTACTCGTTTGATACTTGACCTAGCTACTAGCGTGTATAAATCGAGTTCAGGCGCTAAATATAGCAcgaatattagaatttataaatataaaagcaggaaaaaaaaaggaaccgCCGCCCGACAATCTCTGTAAATTTTGCGGTGCGATAGTCGCGAATAGATCCGCTCCGTGGTGGCACGCTCCGAGGAAACGACTTCGCAGAGTCACGCTCGCGGCTTATCTCGCCATTACGCGCACGATCGTGGCTAGGGCGAAAACTTAGGGGTAGGCGCGGTTATTTACAAGCACATCGACGATCATTATCGTAATCGCGATCGCCGCTGGCGTCGTGGCTTCGTTTCCGCTTTGCGGGAAACGTTCGGGACGTTCGATATATACGTGAGGAGAGAGGAGAATAGGGATACGTAAGACAGAGAGGTAAAACGGAAGGAAGGGGGTTGGGCAGAGCAGAAAGagagcagagagagagagaaagaggggcaAAGAAAGGAAAGGTAAGCGGATAAAGGAAGCAACGCCGAAGGAGAGGGTTCTCTTACGGAGAGAATGGTAGCTTTATCTGCGCACGAAACAATCGCGAGCGTTTAACATGGGTGGCACATCGATTGGTTTAAATGTTGTCCACACTCGAGCACCTTACGCATCTATGAGCACGCACGATGAGCACCTCCGATAACCACCTTCACACGTCGCCAGCACTCTGTTGAATATCctgagaaaacaaaaattaaaaaaaaaaaaaaaaaaaaaaaaaaaagaaaaatcaccACAAATCTTTTTGTGTTCCTGGCACCTGCGGTTTCTAGGATATCGCACGTTTATTCTCTACTAACGACCTGATTTCAGGACGGTCGGTACAGGACGTGTGCGCTTTATCACGAAGGGAAAGCCAAGGTCGCGGCTACTATCATGGACTACCGAAAGTGAAGCGTATCGATTAGAGGAGCGAGCATAACGCAATCAAATGTCAAACGTGATACACCGTGCGCTCGACGCGGCGACTTATCCCCGATAGAGAGAAACGAGCaaaagaacgagagagaacGGCCCGTTTTCTTTTCCGAGGGCCTGCGACGGGGAAAACGTGATCCCGGTCGGGACATGCTTGAGAGATCACATCCGATACACAGTCGCACTCGTAACACCGTTGCGTTTTCTATGCAATAATCGTCGCTGTGCCGAAAACACACATCGCCGCTCgtgattttttatcaagtttatCCTCGATCTCCCCCCTTCTTCACCCTCTCGGTGTCAATCGACCGCCCAGTACCTCCCGCCTACTCTTTACACACGaacgcatacacacacacacacgcacacatcgCACACAtaacgcacacacacacatatcgAAAAATACGCACACATACGTACAGATACTCCATCCTCACAGCTTCCCAGTGTATCGCGAGTTCAAACGAAAAGTCGGCCTAATCCAGAGTCGCTACAGACGTGCCTTTAGATTGGCAGTGAGTAGTAAGCATCTAAAGAGagcgaacaaaaaaaaaaagaaataaaataaagcatcGTTGCTGTTCATGTAGGTCAATTATAACACCACGCCCAGCCGTATAATCCGGTACGACGAAAGTGGTGCTacggaagaaagaaaaagagagagaaatatataaatatatatatatatatacgtagatatatatagagagataTAGAGAAGTCTAGAAAAGGTAAAGAAAgtgggagagagaaaaaaaaaagacgagaGGAAGGGAGAAAGAAACCGAGAGTAAAGGGAAGCGCGATTTAAACGTTAATGATTTGTAAAATGGCGGTTTGCATGTTTTGGCTTCTCACGTACGTGGGACAGGGGCTGGATCTGGCGGTGGGTAATCGACCCGTGATCATACAAGTGCAGGACACACAGGGACTGGATTATCGTCATGGAAGCGGTAGCATTAGAAAGAAGAGCGAGCTGAGCAGCTCGGTAGGTAACAACCTGTTGCACCTGAGGTTATATCCTTCCGATGGTCCCCACCGGGACGACCTGTCGAACTGGCTGGTCTTCAACGACGAGCCGCGGATATCCTCGTGGTCGCCCGCGGGCATGCTAATCGACGACATTGTGAAGGAGCCGCGGGAGCTCCAGAACGTGTTCTTCGCCCTGTCGCCCGCCGTGCTGAATGTCCTTTATTCCGAGCACGCGACGTCGCAGCAGTCCCACGCGACCACCGCGGCGGAACCCTTCGTTTACGACGAGGGCAATCAGCTCATTAACGGCCGGcaccagcagcagcagcagctcCATCATCAGCGCGCGAAGAAACGGCGCATAGGCTGCCGACATCCGAAGGGCCCGCTCAGCCTGCCGATACTGGTCTGCGACGAGGCCGGCAGGAAGACTACTACTCTTCAGGAACCCAGACAATCGAATTACGACGATCTCTACGCGGAGCAGAGATTTAACACTGCGACGAAGACTGATCTCGCGCGCGCCGAGGGCGGCACGCCTGTTAACTTATCCCCGAACGGCGGCTTCATCCCGAGGACCCTCGTCTACGAGGCTGGTAAACCACCTGGAAGCAAGCGGAGTCAGATAACGGTCGGACGGCGGTCGATCGACGCGCAAGGCGAATCCCCGGGACACCAGGCTCAAGGTTCCTCGGCGTCCTCGACATCGTCGGCCGGCACGAGCATCGCTTCGCAGCTCATGCTGCGATCCATCCGGGGAAGCATACAATACGACGTGCCGCAGATCGGTGAGTCATATTCTTTCGttatattctacatttttacaaagatacacaataatttacacaattaattgaataacaaatttaaaaaaaaaaacaacgttATTTAGAAACGtattattgcagaaataaatgattCGTGTGTCGtgcttttaaatataatatataggctgtaaaaatttcttttatacgtttttattatttttattaattctattattattttatttaacacttttatagaattatcAAAACATATCAGACCGATTTTTCGCGAGTGATTGTAGATAAAAAGTTGACAAGCGTCTGTGGGAATCAGACAAGTTAAACAATTTAAGCTTTCATAACTTCATTTTGAGAATGTCAATACGTTAATCTACTTTAAATGTACTCAATTATCTCTCCGATAACAATGTGTGTGCACATGAAACAGTTACCATTTATGAATACGCTTGAactttgatgaaaaaaaattctgatttCTCGCACTTCTTtcttacagaaaaataaacggattaaaatgaattgaaaaaggtttatttttgtaaaagagaATCTAATTTGTAAAACGAGAATGAAACGATGAATTATACTTCGTTCCAACCTTTCTAACTCCAACATTATAATCGCTTACTGATATAAACTAAATGTTGAATAAAGAATTGAATTAAACGTTGAATAGAAAGAAATTcgttttaacatattttaatttgagagtaaaaagtaaaaattaaaataaaacggtGAAGATAAAAATCTGTAGAAAGGAATTtcacaacaataaaaaatggtgAAAAGTTTTACGATgtcaaatattacattgaaaaatggaattctatcaattttctataattaattaatttttttaaacagtaaaagcagaaaaattcacgaagaaataatttagataaagaATTCgaacgatttaaaaaaatatatacgcttatttctaaaaataaatctaattatgCTAAAAAGTTTCAAGAGTTTCAACATCGAAAAAGAATTGTATGCATGCACTTATCACATAAATCTGTGTTTGTGGAAAAACACATAACGAATtgctttttaatgaaatatgagCTAAACAGTCGCATCGTGATACGAATACGCGACATGAGTTATTCGAGCAAAAAGGTCTATAAATCTAAATGAAAAGTGTCGTGTGCGAAAATATAGACAAAGCGCTCctgcaaataaagaaaaagtgacGAAACTCTGTGTTGTGTGCACGAGCGTGCCCGCCGTTCCTCCCAAATTTATTGATCGAAGAGAACGCCGGCGGCGAATCTGCGACAAAAGGATGACGAGAGGAACAGAGTATACCAGTAAACATCCTTTGCTTATTGGGAAATCTAAAACGTGAGAAAAATGCGTGAAATGTGGAGAATCTtcttattgaaaatttctttaaaatactcACTTTGAAAGGAGAGAGTTATAAAAACGTAGAATAAAGTGTGTTATTTCACCCTATGCCGATCTGTTAGGTCACGATATATAAAGTGACTGATAGGTCAcaacatataaaatgttaagtgCCAATTTTGTTAtcgcgataataatatattaattacatcatAATGAAGGtagtatcaaaatttatacgcGTTGACCTATACCTTCATCGCACACATTTGGCATTACGTTTACTGCTTAAACCCTCCTACGCTTACAGTGAGATCTTCATATTAATCTGGTAACGTAGAGAATCCACATTTAGTACCGAATATGCGCTGAGTATACAGGCTTTTGAAATGTGCTACCATGCTAGGCAAATAACACAGAGAATCAGTCAACTACAGTTGCAATTAATACCGAACGTGCGATGAAAATACATGCCGCGTTCAGAtgcatattaatattgcaaaatattaatattgcacaaCTGCTAATTAAT
This genomic window from Linepithema humile isolate Giens D197 chromosome 5, Lhum_UNIL_v1.0, whole genome shotgun sequence contains:
- the jeb gene encoding uncharacterized protein jeb, encoding MICKMAVCMFWLLTYVGQGLDLAVGNRPVIIQVQDTQGLDYRHGSGSIRKKSELSSSVGNNLLHLRLYPSDGPHRDDLSNWLVFNDEPRISSWSPAGMLIDDIVKEPRELQNVFFALSPAVLNVLYSEHATSQQSHATTAAEPFVYDEGNQLINGRHQQQQQLHHQRAKKRRIGCRHPKGPLSLPILVCDEAGRKTTTLQEPRQSNYDDLYAEQRFNTATKTDLARAEGGTPVNLSPNGGFIPRTLVYEAGKPPGSKRSQITVGRRSIDAQGESPGHQAQGSSASSTSSAGTSIASQLMLRSIRGSIQYDVPQIECPVSEDGMERFACPTADRMGRFHCIDDHVLCDGFLDCPTGEDEDRQACLFYKTTKAHLDVLADAILRWARGR